One window of Sinorhizobium numidicum genomic DNA carries:
- a CDS encoding mechanosensitive ion channel family protein: protein MGVVSRRGRRAFLASLFLILQLVFGVAPLAAQEPSTAAPPAKVQQLIRLLDDPEVRQWLASKEAAPPAAVAPPAGLASQWIAAVKRHLDGMRAAAPRLVPEWQAAKNRIANDMQSQGTMPILRGFAFVLLVGYGAEVLLRYFLRRSASRYEGQPHGLAAFVRVAPLVVFAIAATIAFVLSDWPRQLETAVAPLLVAWIVARLLIAIASATLKPADNDEPAAERREGKVSLQPDAARFWYRRSVLFICALAFLWAVLDLMRALSFPPAVRDLMAAGLGLVVLCLAIDTTLRRPVAETTAARRMLRTALIVAFLTLLWFFWVAGMKVLFWIGVYVLGLPPLLRFTSAATRSMLDAEATNNVRVMRNVLIDRGARFAIIALAAAWLALVFQINGTAMMQDDVFNRIFRGVLAGVVILLAADLIWQLTKECINLRMNQASIDIADSAQLARNTRLRTLLPILRNFLAAFIAVVAGMMVLSGLGVAVGPLIAGAGVFGVAIGFGSQTLVKDIISGIFYMMDDAFRVGEYIQSGSYKGTVESFSIRSVKLRHHRGPIFTVPFGSLGAVQNMSRDWVIDKFLINVSFDTDVAKVKKVVKGVGAALLEDPDLGPLIIETVKMKGVEQFGDYGMTLSFAMTTKPGHQTQVRRRAQALIKEAFKNNGIHFASPTVQVAGDETQATAAAAATRDAIAKKNAAAAQGEEPTVE, encoded by the coding sequence ATGGGCGTAGTTTCAAGGCGTGGGCGGCGAGCATTTCTCGCCTCGCTCTTTCTCATCCTCCAATTGGTTTTCGGTGTCGCTCCCCTGGCGGCCCAGGAGCCGTCAACGGCCGCGCCGCCCGCCAAAGTCCAGCAACTGATCCGGTTGTTGGACGATCCAGAAGTCCGCCAATGGCTCGCCTCCAAAGAGGCAGCGCCACCGGCGGCAGTCGCGCCGCCGGCAGGGCTCGCTTCGCAGTGGATCGCAGCGGTCAAAAGGCACCTCGATGGCATGCGAGCTGCCGCGCCGCGGCTAGTTCCCGAATGGCAGGCAGCGAAGAATCGTATTGCCAACGACATGCAAAGCCAAGGGACGATGCCCATCCTTCGGGGCTTCGCCTTCGTCCTCCTCGTCGGCTACGGCGCCGAGGTTCTCCTGCGTTACTTCCTGCGGCGCAGCGCGAGTCGTTATGAAGGCCAACCCCATGGACTTGCCGCTTTTGTTCGGGTCGCTCCGCTTGTCGTCTTTGCGATTGCCGCCACCATCGCCTTTGTCCTTTCCGATTGGCCGCGCCAGTTGGAGACGGCTGTCGCGCCGCTGCTGGTCGCCTGGATTGTTGCGCGCCTGCTGATCGCGATCGCATCGGCGACGCTAAAGCCAGCGGACAACGACGAACCGGCAGCGGAGCGGCGAGAAGGGAAGGTTTCACTTCAACCCGACGCAGCGCGCTTCTGGTACAGGCGATCCGTCTTGTTCATCTGTGCTCTGGCTTTTTTGTGGGCCGTCCTTGATCTGATGCGCGCGCTTTCGTTTCCGCCCGCTGTCCGCGACCTCATGGCCGCTGGTCTCGGGCTCGTTGTCCTATGCTTGGCAATAGATACAACGCTGCGCCGACCCGTTGCCGAGACGACGGCGGCGCGCCGGATGTTGCGAACCGCCTTGATCGTCGCCTTTCTCACCCTGCTGTGGTTCTTTTGGGTCGCTGGCATGAAGGTCCTGTTCTGGATCGGTGTCTATGTCCTTGGCCTGCCGCCGCTCCTGCGGTTCACCAGCGCTGCGACGAGGAGCATGCTCGACGCCGAGGCGACAAACAACGTTCGCGTGATGCGCAATGTCCTGATCGACCGCGGTGCACGGTTCGCGATCATCGCGCTTGCGGCCGCCTGGCTCGCCCTCGTCTTCCAGATCAACGGCACGGCGATGATGCAGGACGATGTCTTCAACCGCATTTTCCGCGGCGTGCTCGCCGGCGTCGTCATCCTGCTGGCGGCGGATCTCATCTGGCAACTGACGAAGGAGTGCATCAATCTGCGCATGAACCAGGCGAGCATCGACATTGCGGATTCGGCGCAGCTCGCCCGCAACACACGCCTGCGCACGCTGCTGCCGATCCTGCGCAACTTTCTCGCCGCCTTCATCGCGGTGGTTGCCGGCATGATGGTGCTCTCCGGCCTCGGTGTCGCGGTCGGCCCGTTGATCGCCGGCGCAGGCGTCTTCGGCGTCGCCATCGGCTTCGGCTCGCAGACGCTGGTCAAGGACATCATCAGCGGCATCTTCTACATGATGGATGATGCCTTTCGGGTCGGCGAATATATCCAGAGCGGCAGCTACAAGGGCACGGTCGAATCCTTCAGCATTCGCTCCGTTAAGCTGCGCCATCACCGCGGCCCGATCTTCACCGTGCCCTTCGGCTCGCTTGGCGCCGTGCAGAACATGAGCCGCGACTGGGTCATCGACAAGTTCTTGATCAACGTCTCCTTCGATACCGATGTCGCCAAAGTGAAGAAGGTGGTGAAGGGTGTCGGAGCGGCATTGCTCGAGGATCCGGATCTCGGTCCCCTGATCATCGAAACGGTGAAGATGAAGGGCGTCGAGCAGTTCGGCGATTATGGCATGACGCTGAGTTTCGCCATGACCACGAAGCCCGGGCATCAGACCCAGGTCAGGCGGCGGGCTCAGGCTTTGATCAAGGAGGCATTCAAGAACAACGGCATCCATTTTGCGTCGCCGACGGTACAGGTCGCCGGTGACGAGACGCAGGCGACTGCGGCAGCAGCCGCCACTCGCGATGCGATCGCCAAGAAGAACGCCGCGGCGGCGCAAGGTGAGGAGCCAACCGTAGAATAG
- a CDS encoding DUF429 domain-containing protein → MDISVIAHCDWSIDRSKRWMTVAVSKDGRWIIAMPEPVGDTASLIDRLQHRAQSSGAVLIGFDFPIGLPEWYGRQTGFASFRDALAGFGRGPWAEWYDVADHRDRISIRRPFYPMRPGGTSRAHLFDALGIDTAEDLLRRCERATRDRQAACMLFWTLGGNQVGKAALAGWREIILPRLGEVGLWPFDGNLPKLVTEYPVVLAETYPGDVYGQLGIPRRPAWSKRQQSGRRAVGSYLMRWAIGHRHVDTSCIHSLIENGFGAGKTGEDRFDATIGLLGMLDVATDYRSEGAPGDEAITIWEGWILGQAGSAG, encoded by the coding sequence ATGGATATCTCGGTGATCGCGCATTGCGATTGGAGCATCGACAGGTCGAAACGATGGATGACGGTCGCGGTGTCGAAGGATGGTCGCTGGATCATTGCCATGCCTGAACCAGTCGGCGATACAGCCTCACTCATCGATCGCCTCCAGCATCGGGCCCAAAGCAGCGGTGCCGTGCTGATCGGATTCGATTTTCCGATCGGCCTGCCGGAATGGTACGGAAGACAAACCGGGTTCGCATCGTTCCGGGATGCTCTCGCAGGCTTCGGACGAGGACCATGGGCAGAATGGTATGATGTCGCCGATCATCGTGATCGCATTTCCATCCGCCGCCCCTTCTATCCGATGCGTCCAGGAGGAACCAGCAGAGCACATCTGTTCGACGCTCTCGGCATTGACACGGCCGAAGATCTGCTGCGCCGTTGCGAGAGGGCGACCCGCGATCGCCAAGCGGCCTGCATGTTGTTCTGGACACTTGGCGGCAACCAGGTTGGGAAGGCGGCGCTCGCCGGCTGGCGGGAGATTATTCTACCAAGGCTGGGCGAGGTCGGCCTCTGGCCGTTCGATGGAAATCTGCCAAAGCTGGTGACCGAGTATCCGGTCGTCCTCGCAGAAACCTATCCCGGCGATGTCTACGGCCAGCTCGGCATCCCACGCCGCCCGGCCTGGAGCAAGCGGCAGCAGTCCGGGCGTCGCGCAGTGGGTTCCTATCTCATGCGCTGGGCCATTGGCCACCGGCACGTCGATACTTCATGCATCCACTCACTCATCGAGAACGGCTTTGGAGCGGGCAAAACTGGCGAAGACCGCTTCGACGCAACCATCGGCCTGCTCGGCATGCTCGATGTCGCCACGGACTACAGATCCGAAGGCGCTCCGGGTGATGAGGCTATCACGATCTGGGAAGGCTGGATTCTGGGACAAGCCGGTTCGGCCGGCTAA
- a CDS encoding DUF1194 domain-containing protein, with amino-acid sequence MLNMLALLISLSGGVINPAALPYPVDVELILAVDVSGSMDMEETRMQREGYVEALRHPDFINAIRNGKLGRIALGYFEWAGFVNETSVLEWELIDDEGDAQDFAAKIEVQQIGPRRGTSISNAILFGTAMFDRNAFSGTRRILDISGDGPNNVGPSVTPARDAALSRDIIINGLAILIRPTASIGGLDRYYRDCVIGGPGSFMLPVHEPEDFAVAIRQKLILEVSDRYPPPALPIVDTEQIDCVTGLMLPPGP; translated from the coding sequence ATGTTGAATATGCTTGCATTGCTCATTTCTCTTAGTGGTGGGGTCATAAACCCGGCCGCCTTACCATATCCGGTCGATGTGGAGCTGATATTGGCCGTTGATGTGTCCGGCTCCATGGACATGGAAGAGACGCGCATGCAACGCGAGGGCTATGTTGAGGCGCTTCGACATCCGGACTTTATCAATGCAATCAGGAACGGAAAGCTCGGGCGCATCGCACTCGGATACTTCGAGTGGGCAGGTTTCGTAAACGAAACATCGGTCTTGGAGTGGGAGCTGATTGACGACGAGGGCGACGCTCAGGACTTCGCGGCAAAGATCGAGGTGCAACAAATCGGCCCTCGACGCGGCACCTCGATCTCAAATGCAATCCTCTTCGGTACGGCAATGTTTGATAGGAATGCATTTTCGGGTACCCGCCGTATCCTTGATATTTCCGGTGACGGGCCGAACAATGTTGGCCCATCTGTCACGCCCGCCCGAGATGCCGCCCTCAGCCGCGATATCATCATCAACGGGCTCGCAATCCTCATCCGTCCGACGGCCTCGATTGGCGGTTTGGACCGTTACTACAGAGATTGCGTGATTGGCGGCCCGGGATCGTTCATGTTGCCCGTGCATGAACCAGAAGACTTCGCCGTTGCGATCCGGCAGAAACTGATCCTCGAAGTGAGCGATCGGTATCCTCCACCTGCTCTTCCAATTGTCGATACCGAACAGATAGACTGCGTGACTGGGCTGATGCTGCCCCCAGGACCCTAG